A window of the Leucothrix mucor DSM 2157 genome harbors these coding sequences:
- a CDS encoding tetratricopeptide repeat protein — MDILAGMAGSAKFFDAEKSNKSTKEKIGEGYKTISSGLVGALELGKDLIPGGALAAGTAKVLLGLGEGIAGKAAQISEDAAVAHPELYLLDALAAAGGRTNKPVLLVDTYEHILRNDFVIKSRLMLSYGNARENTEKEILLSSWLSSLFSYLEAKGWCIVVAGRDTASRTPDRLPSFNRAEMLKAAMSRPDLTQYLPQQEDAIATVLSILSFDGNPLWLQVAMNLLENLLAEGKDLEDLAQQPDYLQECFEEDDPFDTGVYDGIEFGRCKLSLIRTITHHIAGLEDQAWKIALPRVLDKGIVKQLFAPEQANAIIHNFKIAGVFRTTGAEFSLHEEIRDLLLAYARDKGWLESEDTRALHGKLWEYLNAFYIGKLPIELRSYISRENIERVSNEKDSKAAFARVISELTQHISLNWILDACYHRVMAQGSYHGVSADEFWNGLSGSISLDYLEKWRVSDALPTLSQYQVETLMQIWRDETDEFINLLPWTHQVDLDSCKAWRELSKKRRGGDLDLMLASIPFWIERVKKFPTPNNYYCLARAHRKSEKYTQAIELYDQVFSLFQASDSTPAAEVCANSLYDKGITLGNQLDNPQAEIDTYDQLIQRFGDADVPAIQELCAGVLYNKGWTLGNKLDNPQAAVDTYDKLIQRFGDADVPAIQELCADALYNKGWTLRNKLDNPQAAVDTYDKLIQRFGDADIPAIQERCAKALHNKGWTLGNKLDNPQAAADTYDKLIQRFGDADVPAIQELCAMALYDKGWTLRNKLDNPQAAVDTYDQLIQRFGDADIPAIQERCAMALVNKGWTLRNKLDNPQAAVDTYDQLIQRFDDTDVPAIQAQCAKALRNKGWTLGNQLDNPQAAVDTYDQLIQRFGDADVPAIQEQCAKALYSKGITLRNQLDNLQAEIDTYDQLIQRFGDADVPAIQAQCAMALVNKGVTLGRFDRIPEAMTCYEQLLDRYSNSELPAIQEPCLSAAANIVEPLLELGQTEAATQRIHQVMKKVDESNQKYAIMPYLLWLVEPEVSPASVITAIRKLSPDVEFSWLWGDIQSFIKELPDPRKTQAESFISFFETHQDLARLESELKATEN; from the coding sequence TTGGATATACTCGCTGGCATGGCAGGCTCGGCCAAATTCTTCGATGCAGAAAAGTCTAATAAGAGCACCAAAGAAAAAATTGGCGAAGGTTACAAAACAATTAGTAGTGGCTTGGTTGGCGCACTGGAGCTTGGCAAAGACCTGATACCAGGCGGCGCATTAGCCGCAGGCACCGCGAAAGTATTACTTGGCTTAGGTGAAGGTATCGCAGGGAAAGCCGCGCAAATCAGTGAAGATGCTGCGGTGGCCCATCCTGAGTTATACCTACTAGATGCACTGGCTGCAGCTGGTGGCAGAACCAACAAACCCGTTTTACTAGTTGATACCTATGAACATATCCTCCGCAATGACTTTGTGATCAAAAGCCGTCTAATGCTTAGCTATGGCAATGCGCGTGAAAATACTGAAAAAGAAATATTATTATCTTCTTGGCTTTCTTCATTATTTAGCTACCTGGAGGCCAAAGGCTGGTGCATTGTAGTCGCAGGCAGAGATACCGCCAGCAGAACTCCCGACCGACTCCCTAGTTTTAACCGCGCTGAAATGCTCAAAGCTGCTATGAGTCGTCCAGACCTAACGCAATACCTCCCTCAACAGGAGGATGCAATTGCAACGGTGCTCTCTATTTTGTCATTTGATGGTAACCCCCTTTGGTTACAGGTGGCGATGAACTTGTTGGAAAACCTGCTGGCAGAAGGCAAAGACTTGGAAGACCTCGCGCAACAACCTGACTATTTGCAGGAATGTTTTGAGGAAGATGACCCGTTCGATACAGGAGTTTATGATGGTATTGAATTTGGGCGTTGCAAGCTGAGCCTGATTAGAACCATCACCCATCATATTGCGGGCTTAGAAGATCAGGCATGGAAAATTGCTTTGCCACGAGTTTTGGATAAAGGCATTGTGAAGCAGCTATTTGCCCCAGAGCAAGCCAATGCAATTATTCATAATTTTAAAATTGCTGGCGTGTTTCGTACTACCGGAGCAGAGTTTTCCTTACATGAGGAAATCAGGGATTTATTGCTGGCTTATGCGCGGGATAAGGGCTGGTTGGAAAGTGAAGATACGCGGGCATTACATGGCAAGCTTTGGGAATATTTAAATGCGTTTTATATAGGAAAACTACCGATTGAGTTGAGGAGTTATATTAGTCGGGAAAACATAGAACGAGTTAGTAATGAAAAGGATAGCAAAGCTGCATTTGCCAGAGTGATCAGTGAACTCACTCAACACATTTCCTTAAATTGGATACTTGATGCCTGTTATCACAGGGTAATGGCTCAAGGCAGCTATCATGGGGTTTCTGCGGATGAGTTTTGGAATGGGCTTAGTGGTTCTATTTCATTGGACTACCTGGAGAAGTGGCGGGTGAGTGATGCATTACCAACGTTAAGTCAGTATCAGGTTGAAACCCTTATGCAAATCTGGAGGGATGAGACCGATGAATTTATAAATCTACTCCCCTGGACACATCAAGTTGACCTTGATAGCTGTAAAGCATGGCGGGAGCTATCCAAAAAAAGAAGAGGTGGCGATCTCGATTTAATGCTAGCAAGCATTCCTTTCTGGATTGAGCGAGTAAAGAAGTTCCCAACGCCCAACAATTACTATTGTTTGGCGCGCGCTCATAGGAAGTCTGAAAAATATACTCAAGCTATTGAACTTTATGACCAAGTATTTTCGCTTTTTCAGGCATCTGATAGCACACCGGCTGCTGAAGTTTGCGCAAACTCCCTGTATGACAAGGGCATCACTTTAGGCAACCAACTCGATAATCCTCAAGCTGAAATCGACACCTATGACCAGCTTATTCAGCGTTTTGGCGACGCTGACGTTCCAGCCATACAAGAGCTGTGCGCAGGTGTTCTGTACAACAAGGGCTGGACTTTAGGCAATAAACTCGACAATCCTCAAGCAGCAGTCGATACCTATGACAAGCTTATTCAGCGTTTTGGCGACGCTGACGTTCCAGCCATACAAGAGCTGTGCGCAGATGCTCTGTACAACAAGGGCTGGACTCTACGCAATAAACTCGACAATCCTCAAGCAGCAGTCGATACCTATGACAAGCTTATTCAGCGTTTTGGCGACGCTGACATCCCAGCCATACAAGAGCGGTGTGCAAAGGCTCTACACAACAAGGGCTGGACTTTAGGCAATAAACTCGACAATCCTCAAGCAGCAGCCGACACCTATGACAAGCTTATTCAGCGTTTTGGCGACGCTGACGTTCCAGCCATACAAGAGCTGTGCGCAATGGCTCTGTATGACAAGGGCTGGACTCTACGCAATAAACTCGACAATCCTCAAGCAGCAGTCGACACCTATGACCAGCTTATTCAACGCTTTGGCGACGCTGACATCCCAGCCATACAAGAGCGGTGCGCAATGGCTCTGGTCAACAAGGGCTGGACTCTACGCAATAAACTCGACAATCCTCAAGCAGCAGTCGACACCTATGACCAGCTTATTCAGCGCTTTGACGACACTGACGTTCCAGCCATACAAGCGCAGTGCGCAAAGGCCTTGCGCAACAAGGGCTGGACTTTAGGCAACCAACTCGACAATCCCCAAGCAGCAGTCGACACCTATGACCAGCTTATTCAGCGCTTTGGCGACGCTGACGTTCCAGCCATACAAGAACAGTGCGCAAAGGCTCTGTACAGCAAGGGCATCACTTTACGCAACCAACTCGACAATCTTCAAGCGGAAATCGACACCTATGACCAGCTCATTCAGCGTTTTGGCGACGCTGACGTTCCAGCCATACAAGCGCAGTGCGCAATGGCTCTGGTCAATAAGGGCGTAACTTTAGGCAGGTTTGATAGAATTCCCGAAGCCATGACCTGCTATGAGCAACTGCTCGACCGCTATAGCAATTCAGAACTCCCAGCTATCCAAGAACCATGCCTAAGTGCAGCCGCCAATATAGTTGAACCTCTCTTAGAACTGGGCCAAACCGAAGCCGCTACCCAGCGTATTCATCAAGTAATGAAAAAGGTTGATGAAAGCAACCAGAAGTACGCCATAATGCCCTACCTACTCTGGCTGGTCGAACCCGAAGTCAGCCCCGCTTCTGTTATCACCGCTATTCGTAAGCTATCACCAGATGTAGAATTCAGCTGGCTCTGGGGTGATATCCAATCCTTTATCAAAGAACTCCCCGATCCGCGAAAAACACAAGCAGAATCCTTTATTAGCTTTTTCGAAACGCATCAGGATCTCGCTCGACTAGAAAGTGAATTAAAGGCTACTGAAAACTAA
- a CDS encoding cupredoxin domain-containing protein, producing MKSLSTVILSAVIMLSSSAFAAQHNVQIQGMKFSPANLNVAVGDTVVFTNMDGMPHTGTANNKSFDTGILNQGQSGTVTIAKAGVLAYFCAVHPSMKGQMTAK from the coding sequence ATGAAATCACTCTCTACAGTAATACTAAGCGCAGTCATCATGCTGAGCAGCTCAGCATTTGCAGCCCAGCACAATGTTCAAATTCAGGGTATGAAGTTCAGCCCTGCTAACCTCAATGTTGCTGTTGGCGATACCGTGGTGTTTACCAATATGGATGGCATGCCACATACCGGTACGGCTAACAACAAAAGCTTCGACACGGGTATTTTGAATCAGGGCCAGAGTGGCACTGTTACCATCGCTAAGGCAGGCGTATTGGCTTACTTTTGCGCGGTGCATCCTTCAATGAAGGGACAAATGACAGCAAAGTAA
- a CDS encoding YlcI/YnfO family protein, giving the protein MKTSTIPPLRVTADFRNDAESVLHEGETLSSFVEEALRKQIEYRKFQQAFIARGLQARDRAKSTGQYASKNEVMDSLRSILNAAKHKQ; this is encoded by the coding sequence ATGAAAACATCCACAATACCACCGCTCAGAGTCACCGCCGATTTTCGAAATGATGCGGAAAGCGTGCTGCACGAGGGCGAAACGCTAAGCAGCTTTGTTGAAGAGGCGTTACGCAAACAAATTGAGTATCGCAAATTCCAGCAAGCCTTTATTGCAAGAGGTCTGCAAGCACGAGACCGTGCCAAATCCACTGGCCAATATGCCTCTAAAAACGAGGTTATGGATTCCTTGCGTTCAATTTTAAATGCTGCGAAACATAAGCAGTGA
- a CDS encoding type II toxin-antitoxin system RelE/ParE family toxin, producing the protein MSFQIRFTLEAKEDLERLYFFLAENDLDAAARALNTIDKAWELLENFPFSCRKVDGSNPFLRELVISFGGSGYVALFDIEDSDTITVLAVRHQREDDYH; encoded by the coding sequence GTGAGTTTTCAGATTCGGTTTACGCTTGAAGCGAAAGAGGATTTGGAGCGCCTGTATTTTTTCTTGGCAGAAAACGACTTGGATGCCGCAGCACGTGCATTGAACACCATCGATAAAGCGTGGGAACTGTTAGAAAACTTCCCATTTTCCTGTCGTAAGGTTGATGGCTCAAATCCCTTTCTACGAGAGTTGGTGATTTCATTTGGGGGAAGTGGATACGTCGCGCTTTTTGATATTGAGGATAGCGACACGATTACAGTGCTTGCTGTGCGTCATCAACGTGAAGATGATTATCATTAA
- a CDS encoding sulfotransferase domain-containing protein, protein MNPVGKWIAAFGEDNVFFLDYRELKQDPESFMKKTCEIIGVPFNADYAFENKVNSAAIGCVRSPLLMRAANVTVRFLIRNGLSGVIAAIKRSGIKKLIFKQGSQLTIPEADIEKARAYLAASTKWYNERFNTPDRSTA, encoded by the coding sequence ATGAACCCTGTCGGCAAATGGATTGCCGCCTTTGGCGAAGACAATGTATTTTTTCTGGATTATCGTGAGCTAAAGCAAGACCCTGAGTCCTTTATGAAAAAGACCTGCGAGATAATCGGCGTCCCGTTCAATGCGGATTATGCCTTTGAGAACAAGGTCAATTCAGCTGCGATTGGCTGTGTGCGAAGCCCTCTGCTAATGCGAGCGGCTAATGTCACTGTGCGCTTCTTGATACGAAATGGTTTGTCAGGCGTGATTGCAGCGATCAAGCGGTCCGGTATCAAGAAGCTTATTTTTAAACAAGGTAGTCAGCTTACAATCCCTGAAGCGGATATCGAGAAAGCCAGAGCCTACCTTGCTGCCAGCACTAAATGGTACAACGAGCGCTTTAACACGCCCGATCGCTCAACGGCTTAA
- a CDS encoding JmjC domain-containing protein, whose product MSNTEINLKSLIGDNTREEFLTLLKSRTPFVSHGNSESLKALTILPFLNSVEDLADCWRDTVDVFNPEVADEISKASISPEDALHEYQYGSCILFNDVNRITPEFDRWNQDIRREIGFSELTYVRNLVYATPAGKGNAPHFDQNFNFAIQLEGTKKWWLADNTTINNPMTRHVIGHPVDSELGSYTAKDFPESFPEDCTEYILEPGSILFVPRGVWHMTEAVTDAVSFNFTFTPPTWIDLATTALREKLSHSEKWRESAIFDDNGSDNAEFKQLLNGLSADAKNWNAEDFLEVTEHQEI is encoded by the coding sequence ATGAGCAATACTGAAATCAATCTAAAGTCACTTATTGGCGATAACACCAGAGAAGAATTCTTAACGTTACTCAAGTCTCGAACACCTTTTGTATCCCATGGTAATTCAGAGTCTCTTAAAGCTTTAACGATTCTTCCATTTCTTAATTCTGTTGAAGATCTTGCGGACTGTTGGCGAGACACAGTGGATGTCTTCAATCCAGAAGTGGCAGATGAGATTTCAAAGGCTTCTATCTCTCCTGAAGATGCTCTCCATGAATATCAGTATGGAAGCTGCATTCTATTTAATGACGTCAATAGAATCACGCCTGAGTTTGACAGGTGGAATCAGGACATTAGAAGAGAAATTGGTTTTTCTGAGTTGACCTATGTTAGAAACCTAGTCTACGCAACACCAGCGGGTAAAGGAAACGCGCCTCATTTCGATCAGAATTTTAATTTTGCTATTCAATTAGAAGGAACAAAGAAATGGTGGCTGGCAGATAATACAACCATTAATAACCCAATGACTCGTCATGTGATCGGACACCCAGTTGACAGTGAACTAGGAAGTTATACCGCTAAGGATTTTCCAGAGTCATTCCCCGAAGATTGTACTGAATATATTTTAGAACCGGGCTCAATTCTGTTCGTACCACGAGGCGTTTGGCACATGACCGAAGCTGTGACGGATGCTGTTTCGTTTAATTTTACGTTTACACCGCCGACTTGGATTGACCTTGCGACGACTGCCTTAAGAGAAAAGCTCTCTCATTCTGAGAAGTGGAGGGAGTCGGCAATTTTTGATGATAATGGATCAGACAACGCTGAGTTCAAGCAGCTTCTAAATGGTTTGAGTGCCGATGCTAAAAATTGGAATGCGGAAGATTTCTTAGAGGTTACTGAGCACCAAGAGATATAA
- a CDS encoding type I restriction-modification system subunit M, producing the protein MLTGKIRNQVDQVWEMFWTGGVANPISVIEQISYLLFIRRLDELQRTAERRSQATGVPLTNPTFGPDEQALRWNNFKDKDPNTMMEIVQFKVFPKIKTLQDKGSFAEHMKDAIFMIPSPKLLDQVVQLLSAINMDDKDTKGDLYEYLLSKLQHSGVNGQFRTPRNIIKMMVELMQPKVGDTICDPSSGTCGFLMAAIEHVETHHQSEVNKPDNRKHFNNHMFTGFDFDKHMLRIGAMNMLLHGIENPSVHYRDSLQDQGAENISEAYNLILANPPFKGSVDFEIVAPDLLRALGKNPIVKKTAPKYKTELDEDGNEIQVEIKKKGPTEKSELLFLALILRMLKVGGKAAVIVPDGVLFGSTKSHKSIREKIVSEQKLEAVISLPSGVFKPYAGVSTAILIFTKTNSGGTDKVWFYDMQADGMSLDDKRTQLYKDDETPTHEQSNIADIQARFASLTNDDGTPNTDSPEYQRGKTEQSFMVEVDDIIGNGFDLSLNRYKEVVHEEIEYDEPAVILGRIKALQARMAKGVVELEGLLK; encoded by the coding sequence ATGTTAACAGGCAAAATTCGTAATCAAGTCGATCAAGTATGGGAAATGTTTTGGACAGGAGGCGTCGCTAACCCCATTTCGGTTATCGAACAAATCTCTTATTTGCTCTTCATTCGCCGTTTAGATGAGCTACAGCGCACCGCCGAGCGCCGCTCGCAAGCTACCGGCGTGCCACTGACCAACCCAACGTTTGGCCCTGACGAACAAGCGCTGCGCTGGAATAACTTTAAAGACAAAGATCCCAATACAATGATGGAGATTGTCCAGTTTAAAGTATTCCCAAAAATCAAAACGTTGCAAGACAAAGGCAGCTTTGCTGAACACATGAAAGATGCCATTTTCATGATTCCGTCGCCCAAGCTGCTTGATCAGGTGGTGCAGCTACTCAGCGCCATCAATATGGACGATAAAGACACCAAGGGTGACCTTTACGAATACCTGCTCAGCAAGCTGCAACACTCTGGTGTGAATGGTCAGTTCCGCACACCACGCAATATTATCAAAATGATGGTTGAGCTAATGCAGCCGAAAGTTGGCGACACTATTTGTGACCCGTCATCTGGTACTTGTGGCTTTCTGATGGCGGCGATTGAGCATGTTGAAACGCATCACCAAAGCGAAGTGAATAAACCGGATAACCGTAAACATTTCAATAATCACATGTTCACCGGCTTTGATTTTGACAAGCACATGCTGCGCATTGGTGCGATGAATATGTTGCTGCACGGCATCGAAAACCCCAGTGTCCACTACCGTGACAGCTTGCAAGACCAAGGCGCTGAGAATATTTCAGAAGCGTATAACCTGATCTTAGCCAACCCGCCATTTAAAGGCTCAGTAGACTTTGAGATCGTTGCGCCAGACTTACTACGGGCATTGGGTAAGAATCCCATTGTCAAAAAAACAGCCCCAAAGTACAAAACCGAGCTCGACGAAGACGGTAATGAAATTCAGGTCGAGATCAAGAAAAAAGGCCCTACTGAAAAGTCTGAGTTACTGTTTTTAGCGTTGATCCTCCGCATGTTAAAAGTCGGTGGAAAAGCGGCGGTAATCGTGCCGGATGGCGTACTGTTTGGCTCGACTAAATCCCACAAGTCCATTCGTGAAAAAATCGTGTCTGAGCAAAAGCTGGAAGCCGTTATTTCACTGCCCTCTGGTGTGTTTAAACCGTATGCCGGTGTGAGTACCGCTATTTTGATCTTTACCAAAACCAATAGCGGCGGCACGGATAAGGTCTGGTTTTATGATATGCAGGCGGATGGCATGTCGCTAGATGACAAGCGTACTCAGCTATACAAAGACGATGAAACGCCGACGCATGAGCAAAGTAACATTGCGGATATACAAGCACGCTTTGCATCGCTTACTAATGATGATGGCACACCGAATACTGACAGCCCTGAATACCAGCGTGGCAAGACTGAGCAGAGCTTTATGGTGGAAGTGGATGACATTATTGGTAATGGCTTTGATTTGAGCTTGAACCGCTATAAAGAGGTGGTTCATGAAGAGATTGAGTATGACGAGCCTGCGGTGATTTTGGGGCGGATTAAGGCATTGCAGGCTAGAATGGCTAAAGGCGTTGTTGAGCTAGAAGGATTACTAAAATGA
- the tnpC gene encoding IS66 family transposase produces the protein MNKLTEALFNHQLPADLAASQRLNRQLLDLVTQLEQRVAELEDIAGSGSSSRNSSRPPSQDSPEQRAKREKKPKSPRKQGAQPGHQGHQRVRVELSATDEQVHYYPGTQCTCGAVCDVAQEPYQRHQVFDLPEVRSQVTEHCLYEAICPGCRKRQVARLPDTVPCGQMGPGLVSWITLMNGAYALSVSNIQRLLKDHWQLAFSTGAVSQATRSVTGWLLPLYQQVGQAVRNLPVAHADETSHYRNNEQRWLWVLCSSQVVYFLTHHSRGKGAAKGLLDNFEGILVTDQHGGYNDYPVEKRQLCWAHIIRKFRKISERVGRAGVLGKQLWRLSRLIVHCRNRWRSGGYSDAGYHTRMRRFKQAIHTLLCLGCETAPADPLKKASKTANQCKRLLADESMLWTFLQDRAIPMTNNEAERAIRPYVIWRKTSFFSQSARGDQFRPVILTLTETCKRLGLGVYGLLRKVCEQGLCGEAITVRLPLGQHAISA, from the coding sequence ATGAACAAACTAACTGAGGCGCTTTTCAATCACCAACTGCCCGCGGATCTGGCGGCGTCGCAGCGTCTCAATCGTCAGTTATTGGATTTAGTGACCCAACTGGAACAGCGTGTCGCTGAGCTGGAAGACATCGCAGGCAGCGGGAGTTCTTCCAGAAACTCCTCCAGACCACCGTCCCAGGATTCACCGGAACAACGGGCTAAGCGCGAGAAGAAGCCTAAGAGTCCTCGCAAGCAAGGAGCCCAGCCGGGTCATCAGGGTCATCAACGCGTTCGGGTAGAGCTGTCTGCGACGGATGAGCAAGTTCATTACTACCCAGGCACTCAATGCACCTGTGGTGCGGTGTGTGATGTCGCTCAGGAGCCTTATCAGCGACATCAGGTCTTTGACCTGCCTGAGGTTCGCAGTCAAGTCACTGAACATTGTCTTTATGAGGCAATCTGTCCGGGTTGCCGCAAGCGTCAGGTGGCTCGCTTGCCAGACACGGTTCCCTGTGGGCAAATGGGGCCGGGACTGGTCAGCTGGATTACGCTGATGAATGGCGCTTATGCCTTATCGGTGTCAAACATTCAACGCTTACTGAAAGATCACTGGCAACTCGCCTTCAGTACCGGTGCCGTGAGCCAGGCCACCCGCTCGGTCACGGGATGGTTGCTGCCGCTGTATCAGCAAGTGGGTCAGGCGGTACGGAATTTACCCGTTGCTCATGCGGATGAAACCAGTCATTACCGCAATAATGAGCAGCGTTGGCTTTGGGTGCTGTGTTCCTCGCAAGTCGTCTACTTTCTAACGCATCATTCTCGGGGTAAAGGTGCCGCGAAGGGTTTACTGGATAATTTTGAGGGTATACTGGTCACTGACCAACATGGCGGCTACAACGATTATCCGGTCGAAAAGCGCCAGCTTTGCTGGGCGCATATTATCCGTAAGTTTCGGAAAATATCAGAACGTGTGGGACGGGCCGGGGTGCTGGGGAAACAACTCTGGCGATTATCCCGCTTGATTGTACACTGTCGTAATCGTTGGCGATCGGGCGGCTATTCTGATGCTGGCTACCACACACGAATGCGACGATTCAAACAGGCGATCCATACGCTACTGTGCCTGGGGTGTGAGACCGCGCCCGCTGACCCGTTAAAAAAAGCCAGCAAAACAGCCAATCAGTGCAAACGACTGCTGGCGGATGAATCGATGCTCTGGACGTTTTTGCAGGATCGCGCGATTCCCATGACCAACAATGAAGCAGAACGTGCGATACGTCCTTATGTGATCTGGCGTAAAACCAGTTTCTTCAGTCAGTCTGCCAGAGGAGATCAGTTCCGTCCGGTGATTCTGACTCTGACTGAAACCTGTAAGCGGTTGGGCTTAGGCGTTTATGGACTATTGAGAAAAGTCTGTGAACAAGGCCTGTGTGGTGAGGCTATTACCGTACGGCTACCCTTAGGTCAGCACGCTATATCAGCGTAA
- a CDS encoding Uma2 family endonuclease translates to MKSHITREEYLEIDNSSEEKHEFYQGEIFAMSGGSFNHSAISTNITTTLQNLLNKTPCRPMNSDMRITTPSGLNTYPDISVFCGDPELTDNNCTLLNPALLIEVLSHSTKNYDRGDKFLHYRSVPSLQDYLLVDFESIHIEHYQRQNSNEWLLQEYRELDALLHLKSVDKTVAVESIYQQVTF, encoded by the coding sequence TTGAAAAGTCACATCACTCGCGAAGAATACTTGGAAATTGATAATTCCTCGGAAGAAAAGCATGAGTTTTATCAAGGTGAGATTTTCGCCATGTCGGGCGGGTCGTTTAATCACTCAGCGATTAGCACCAATATCACCACGACATTACAGAATTTATTAAATAAAACGCCTTGTCGTCCAATGAATAGTGATATGCGCATCACGACGCCCTCAGGTCTGAATACTTATCCTGATATTTCAGTGTTTTGCGGCGACCCTGAATTAACCGATAACAATTGCACTTTACTCAACCCTGCACTGCTAATCGAAGTTTTATCACACAGCACAAAAAACTATGATCGTGGTGATAAGTTTTTGCATTACCGCTCTGTTCCGAGCTTGCAGGATTATCTGTTGGTTGACTTTGAAAGTATCCATATCGAACACTACCAACGCCAAAATAGTAATGAGTGGCTGCTTCAGGAGTACCGTGAGTTAGATGCTTTATTACATCTGAAATCAGTCGATAAAACGGTGGCAGTTGAGAGTATTTATCAGCAAGTCACGTTTTAA
- a CDS encoding DUF1778 domain-containing protein, which yields MATSILSVRVTDDERGLIEAAAANARVKLSDFVRRKTLEAAEETLMNRRVIEIPANKWSQIETLLTAPAKAIPAVQELSQFKPTWEN from the coding sequence ATGGCCACATCAATCCTAAGCGTTCGCGTCACTGACGATGAGCGTGGTTTAATCGAAGCAGCAGCAGCAAATGCCAGAGTAAAACTCAGCGACTTCGTGCGCCGCAAAACATTAGAGGCTGCTGAAGAAACACTGATGAATAGAAGAGTTATTGAGATTCCAGCAAACAAATGGTCTCAAATTGAGACTCTGCTTACTGCTCCAGCTAAAGCTATTCCGGCCGTTCAAGAGTTGTCTCAGTTCAAGCCAACATGGGAGAACTAA
- a CDS encoding GNAT family N-acetyltransferase: MGELNSIRLLSETDDRSSFDCGKPSLNNWFERHAWKNQNNGASRTYVITKDGAIAGYITLAAGEIHRAFLPKGKQRNMPDPVPVILLAQLAVDTTYQGAGISKSLLAAAFSYAVKASNIIGGFALLTHPLDEDIRAFYSHWGFQLLDADPRGSMYIRICDLKASGIE; the protein is encoded by the coding sequence ATGGGAGAACTAAACTCCATCAGGCTACTGTCTGAAACAGATGATCGTAGTAGTTTTGATTGCGGCAAACCAAGCCTAAATAACTGGTTCGAGAGACATGCATGGAAAAATCAAAATAATGGCGCGTCGAGAACTTATGTCATTACTAAAGATGGCGCAATCGCTGGATACATTACGCTAGCAGCCGGCGAAATACACCGCGCTTTTCTTCCGAAAGGAAAGCAGAGAAACATGCCAGACCCTGTTCCGGTTATTCTTTTAGCCCAGCTAGCTGTTGATACGACTTATCAAGGAGCCGGTATTTCCAAAAGCTTGCTCGCAGCGGCTTTTTCTTACGCAGTAAAAGCATCAAACATTATTGGTGGCTTTGCGTTGCTCACACATCCATTAGATGAAGACATTCGCGCTTTTTATAGCCACTGGGGTTTCCAATTATTGGATGCCGACCCCAGAGGTTCGATGTACATTCGCATCTGTGATCTGAAAGCTTCAGGAATTGAGTGA